In the genome of Fusarium poae strain DAOMC 252244 chromosome 1, whole genome shotgun sequence, the window GGGCAGGTAGCCAAGAAGAACGAACTTCTTCTCATTCGAGACGGTGCTGGAAAGATGACTATCACTTACAATGATAGCACACGCAAGGAGCCCGTCAAGACCGTCCTAGGAACTGTTGACGACGAGCGACTTTCAAGGCTATTGTGGCTCAACTACCTAGCTGGAAATAAAGTTGCGTCAGAGGAGGCCAGGAAGAACATCATCAATGGCGTCATGGAGTTTGTTGAGCGACCCGTCGGTACAGTTGCCACACAGGTTCTGTAAAGGGTTTTGGTTTGCAGTAAAAAATGTACATTACGGAAATTTAGGCATGTATCACTAGTATGTAATGCACAGGAACTCAAATGGGTTCTTCGAAGTCATGAATTCTACTCAATTGGGGCTATATTGCCCAAGCCGTAGTACCGTCTAATCCTCAGGTGCCTAATCTATCTGCCTTGCATGCCCGGTGTATAGGCACGTCTAAAGCTTAGAACTGAAAGCATTAGATGCCCTTAGCCCATGGTGTCCATCTTTCATTATTGGTTTTGTGGATTCTTACGCCTTCAGGGCACCAGCCTCCTTCAGAAGGTTCTTGAGCTTTCCGCCAGAGTTCAAGCTCTGAAGGTCCGAGTTTCCACCAATGTGCTGTTGCTTGATGTAGACGTTGGGGACGGTACGCTGGCCAGAGATCTTCTCGAGAGCGTCCTGAAGAGCGGAGCCATCAGCTGCGAGTTGTCAGTAGCTGATATAGGCTCAGAGAAATCGTGGGCCAAACTTACAAACTTCGTcaagctcgaggagctcgTAATCGGCGTTCAGTTCATCCAGAGTCTTCTTGGTCTGCTTGCAGTAGGGGCAGTAAGACTTGGAGAAGACAACTGCGCGCGACTGTTAGCTATTGCGCAATACTCCGCTGCGACAAGATAACATACCAACAGAGTTGTTGTCGATAAGCTGCTGAACCTTGGTAGATGCTTGAGACATTGTGCCGGGGCTTGTTGCTCGAGTGAAGAAT includes:
- a CDS encoding hypothetical protein (BUSCO:59039at5125) gives rise to the protein MSQASTKVQQLIDNNSVVVFSKSYCPYCKQTKKTLDELNADYELLELDEVSDGSALQDALEKISGQRTVPNVYIKQQHIGGNSDLQSLNSGGKLKNLLKEAGALKA